From one Colletotrichum destructivum chromosome 3, complete sequence genomic stretch:
- a CDS encoding Putative pectate lyase, pectin lyase/virulence factor, giving the protein MKSLLSALLLSVGLAAPAAVAQVVGSPWGFATGVTGGGNAKPVYPTTNAELVALLGSSQPQVIVLTKTFQFVGTEGTTTAEDGCAPWGQAAGCQLAINANGWCGNRPRVRVTYDTAGTKPIYVKSNKTLVGQGSAGVISGKGLYLSGVSNIIIQNIQITDLNPKFVWGGDALTFFGSDLVWIDHVRTSKIGRQHYVTGFGGNKRHTWSNNYIDGRSDFSASCDGRHYWGILVSGDGDEITFQNNYVHYTSGRSPALSGNSIFHAVNSVWSDNNGHALEGGSNARGLFEGCYFDKIKEVAGTNLQNKLFSASPANRAQCQAALGRTCLPNGYRSSGTFPHSDASLLADFKGRRIAPAGSADEAFLNVPKNAGNGKL; this is encoded by the exons ATGAAGAGCCTCCTATCCGCCCTGTTACTCTccgtcggcctcgcggcgcccgccgccgtcgcgcagGTCGTAGGCTCCCCTTGGGGTTTCGCCACGGGcgtcacgggcggcggcaacgcgAAGCCCGTGTACCCGACGACCAACGCGgagctcgtcgccctgctcgGCAGCTCGCAGCCGCAGGTCATCGTCCTGACCAAGACGTTTCAGTTCGTCGGCACCGAGGGCACCACGACCGCCGAAGACGGCTGCGCGCCCTGgggccaggccgccggctGCCAGCTGGCCATCAACGCCAACGGCTGGTGCGGTAACCGGCCCCGCGTCCGGGTCACGTACGACACCGCCGGCACGAAGCCCATCTACGTCAAGTCCAACAAGACGCTCGTCGGCCAGGGGAGCGCCGGCGTCATCAGCGGCAAGGGGCTATACCTCTCCGGCGTGTCCAACATCATCATACAGAATATTCAAATCACCGACTTGAACCCCAA GTTCGTCTGGGGCGGTGATGCCCTTACCTTCTTCGGCTCCGATCTTGTCTGGATCGACCATGTTCGC ACCTCAAAGATTGGCAGACAGCACTACGTCACCGGCTTCGGAGGCAACAAGAGACACACCTGGTCCAACAACTACATCGACGGCAGGTCGGacttctcggccagctgcgACGGCCGCCACTACTGGGGCATCCTCGTCtcaggcgacggcgacgagatcaCCTTCCAGA ACAACTACGTCCACTACACCTCCGGCCGCAGCCCCGCCCTGAGCGGCAACTCCATCTTCCACGCCGTCAACAGCGTCTGGtccgacaacaacggccacgccctcgagggcggctCCAACGCCCGTGGCCTCTTCGAGGGTTGCTACTTtgacaagatcaaggaggtCGCCGGCACCAACCTCCAGAACAAGCTCTTCAGCGCCAGCCCCGCCAACCGCGCCCAGTgccaggccgccctcgggcgcACGTGCCTCCCCAACGGCTACCGCAGCTCCGGCACGTTCCCCCACAGCGACGCgagcctcctcgccgacttCAAGGGCCGCCGCATCGCGCCCGCCGGgtccgccgacgaggccttccTCAACGTCCCCAAGAACGCCGGGAATGGGAAGCTTTGA
- a CDS encoding Putative carboxymuconolactone decarboxylase, translated as MSATSLCSSNNNNKENICASFAPLPTSFHLVPTNSPRTPNPPSIMASDNSKKLRAELFEAGLQNRREVVGEAYVETALRNGSSEFAYAQQELITEWAWGNIWSRPGLERKQRSLLNIGMLIALKSWAEFGIHIRGAIRNGLTELEIREAILQATVYCGAPAGVQAMKVADEVLKDMIEKGEHQRQLAEVSPSYKKSE; from the exons ATGTCTGCCACATCTTTgtgcagcagcaacaacaacaacaaagaGAACATTTGCGCGTCTTTCGCCCCGCTACCGACATCCTTCCATCTTGTGCCTACGAATTCCCCTCGAACGCCAAACCCCCCCAGTATAATGGCATCCGACAATAGTAAGAAGTTACGCGCCGAGCTATTTGAGGCCGGCCTCCAAAACCGTCGGGAAGTGGTCGGGGAAGCCTACGTTGAGACTGCCCTGCGCAATGGGTCCAGCGAGTTTGCCTATGCCCAACAAGAGCTGATTACGGA ATGGGCTTGGGGGAACATCTGGTCACGCCCAGGCTTGGAGCGAAAGCAGAGAAGCCTTCTCA ACATCGGCATGCTCATTGCTCTCAAGAGTTGGGCCGAGTTCGGCATCCATATCCGGGGCGCCATCAGGAACGGGCTTACCGAGCTCGAGATTCGTGAGGCGATTCTGCAGGCGACCGTCTACTGTGGTGCACCAGCTGGCGTCCAGGCCATGAAAGTGGCCGATGAGGTGCTCAAAGACATGATTGAAAAGGGAGAGCACCAGAGACAGTTGGCAGAGGTCTCGCCGAGCTACAAAAAGTCCGAGTAG
- a CDS encoding Putative catalase-peroxidase hem, hem peroxidase, hem peroxidase superfamily, peroxidase, active: MAEDKCPFIRTMNTGGGGTKNRDWWPNSLRLNILRQHTPVTNPLGGDFDYVSAFKGLDYDGIKKDLTALMTDSQEWWPADFGHYGGFFIRMAWHSAGTYRVHDGRGGGGEGQQRFAPLNSWPDNVSLDKARRLLWPIKQKYGNKISWADLMILTGNVALESMGFQTAGFSGGRSDTFEADESVYWGGETTWLGNDVRYAHGHAGKADSGVLDGSQATKSKSDIHSRELESPLGAAHMGLIYVNPEGPDGNPDPVAAARDIRTTFGRMAMNDEETVALIAGGHSFGKTHGAAPDSNVGPEPEGAGLEQQGLGWANKHGSGKGPDTITSGLEVTWTATPTKWSNKYFEYLFKYDWELTKSPAGANQWVAKNAEPIIPHAYDPNKKQLPTMLTTDLSLRFDPEYEKISRRFLENPDQFADAFAKAWFKLTHRDMGPRSRYVGPEVPSEDFIWQDPIPAPNHPLINEQDAASLKKEILGTGIDPSKLVSTAWASASTFRGSDKRGGANGARIRLAPQKDWEVNNPRQLAEVLKALEGVQQKFNSSSSGGKKVSLADLIVLAGAAGVEQAAKNAGYDITVPFTPGRGDASQEQTDVESIDHLQPFADGFRNYGKSTDRAKTEHYLVDRAHLLSLTAPELTVLLGGLRVLNTNFDGSSTGVFTNRPGALTNDFFVNLLDMGNEWKATNNQDVYEGYDRKSGSKKYTASRVDLIFGSHAELRAVAEIYAQADAGQKFVKDFVTTWNKVMNLDRFDLKSNSGSVPSRL, encoded by the exons ATGGCCGAAGACAAGTGCCCCTTCATCCGGACCATGAAcaccggcggtggcggcaccAAGAACCGCGACTGGTGGCCCAACTCGTTGAGGCTAAACATCCTCCGCCAGCACACGCCCGTCACCAACCCGCTGGGCGGCGACTTTGACTATGTGTCCGCCTTCAAGGGCCTCGACTACGACGGAATCAAGAAGGACCTCACCGCCCTGATGACCGACTCCCAGGAATGGTGGCCCGCCGACTTCGGCCACTACGGTGGTTTCTTCATCCGTATGGCATGGCACAGTGCTGGTACCTACCGCGTTCATGACGGAcgtggcggtggcggcgag GGCCAGCAGCGTTTCGCCCCCCTCAACAGCTGGCCGGACAACGTCAGTCTCGACAAGGCCCGTCGTCTTCTGTGGCCCATCAAGCAAAAGTACGGCAACAAGATCTCCTGGGCCGACCTCATGATCCTGACCGGcaacgtcgccctcgagtcTATGGGCTTCCAGACAGCTGGTTTCTCCGGCGGTCGTTCCGACACGTTTGAGGCGGATGAGTCTGTCTACTGGGGTGGCGAGACCACATGGTTGGGCAATGATGTCCGTTACGCCCACGGCCATGCTGGCAAGGCCGATTCCGGTGTCCTCGATGGTTCTCAAGCTACCAAGTCCAAGTCCGACATCCACTCCCGCGAGCTGGAGTCGCCCCTCGGCGCTGCCCACATGGGTCTCATCTACGTCAACCCCGAGGGTCCCGATGGCAACCCTGACCCCGTTGCCGCTGCTAGGGACATCCGCACCACTTTTGGCCGCATGGCCATGAACGATGAGGAGACTGTCGCCCTCATTGCTGGCGGTCACTCGTTCGGCAAGACCCACGGCGCTGCCCCTGATAGCAACGTTGGTCCCGAGCCCGAGGGAGCTGGTCTCGAGCAGCAGGGTCTGGGTTGGGCCAACAAGCACGGCTCCGGAAAGGGCCCCGACACCATCACCAGTGGCCTCGAGGTCACTTGGACTGCCACGCCTACCAAGTGGAGCAACAAGTACTTTGAGTATCTCTTTAAGTATGACTGGGAGCTCACAAAGAGCCCCGCTGGCGCAAACCagtgggtggcaaagaacgcCGAGCCCATCATCCCCCATGCCTACGACCCTAACAAGAAGCAACTGCCCACCATGTTGACCACCGACCTGTCGCTGCGCTTTGATCCCGAGTACGAGAAGATCTCGAGACGCTTCCTCGAGAACCCGGATCAGTTCGCCGACGCTTTTGCCAAGGCTTGGTTCAAGCTGACGCACCGTGATATGGGCCCGCGCTCTCGTTATGTCGGTCCCGAGGTTCCCTCCGAGGACTTTATCTGGCAGGACCCTATTCCCGCCCCCAACCATCCTCTCATCAACGAGCAGGATGCCGCCTcgctgaagaaggagatCCTCGGCACTGGCATTGACCCCTCCAAGCTCGTCTCCACTGCTTGGGCTTCCGCATCTACCTTCCGTGGCAGTGACAAGCGTGGTGGCGCCAACGGCGCCCGCATCCGCTTGGCACCCCAGAAGGACTGGGAGGTCAACAACCCCAGGCAGCTTGCCGAGGTCCTCAAGGCTCTTGAGGGCGTCCAGCAGAAGTTCAACAGCTCCTCGAGCGGTGGCAAGAAGGTCTCTCTGGCCGACCTTATTGTCTtggccggtgccgccggcgttgagCAGGCCGCGAAGAACGCTGGCTACGACATCACCGTTCCATTTACGCCTGGCCGCGGCGATGCTTCTCAAGAGCAGACTGACGTCGAGTCTATTGACCATCTTCAGCCCTTTGCCGACGGCTTCCGCAACTACGGCAAGTCCACCGACCGCGCCAAGACGGAGCATtacctcgtcgaccgcgcACACCTGCTTAGCCTCACCGCCCCTGAGCTCACTGTCCTTCTCGGTGGTCTGCGCGTGTTGAACACCAACTTTGATGGATCGTCGACCGGTGTCTTCACCAACCGACCTGGCGCCCTGACGAACGACTTCTTTGTCAACCTACTCGATATGGGCAACGAGTGGAAGGCCACTAACAACCAGGATGTGTACGAGGGTTACGACCGCAAGTCGGGCAGCAAGAAGTACACTGCCAGCCGTGTCGATCTCATCTTCGGCTCCCATGCCGAGCTCCGCGCCGTGGCTGAGATCTACGCCCAGGCTGATGCTGGTCAGAAGTTTGTCAAGGATTTTGTGACCACCTGGAACAAGGTCATGAACCTTGACCGCTTCGACCTTAAGAGCAACTCGGGAAGCGTACCGAGTCGTCTCTAG
- a CDS encoding Putative GNAT domain, acyl-CoA N-acyltransferase, translating into MANVIPLTFRIATPDDAPQLQQLVQAAFRAEDSRAGWTADMELGRSFHYSVEEVLKTINNPEAVVIMAIDQDGVLVGSVDAIKRANGLARFAMLSVDQTRQRGGVGRRLLAHAEEHARQWGVDTFGLNALSSRASLLEWYGRCGYIKTGETSPFPVDRFPQLDLPKDLCFVELEKKA; encoded by the coding sequence ATGGCGAACGTCATCCCACTCACCTTCCGCATCGCCACTCCGGACGATGCGCCGCAGCTTCAACAACTCGTGCAAGCCGCCTTCCGTGCCGAAGACAGCCGGGCGGGCTGGACGGCCGACATGGAGCTTGGAAGGTCCTTCCACTACTCCGTCGAGGAAGTCCTGAAAACCATCAACAACCCCGAAGCCGTGGTTATCATGGCCATCGACCAGGACGGGGTCCTCGTGGGATCCGTCGATGCCATCAAGCGCGCCAACGGCCTCGCTCGCTTCGCCATGCTCTCCGTGGACCAGACCCGGCAGCGCGGAGGcgtcgggcgacggctccTCGCCCACGCCGAGGAGCACGCCCGTCAATGGGGCGTCGACACTTTTGGCCTGAACGCGCTCTCGTCGCGCGCGAGCCTCCTTGAGTGGTACGGGCGCTGCGGATACATCAAAACCGGGGAGACCTCTCCGTTCCCGGTTGATCGTTTCCCTCAACTGGATTTGCCGAAGGACTTGTGCTTCGTTGAGctagagaagaaggcgtaG
- a CDS encoding Putative fungal transcription factor → MPLGPFDRRAKRSRCTTCAASHSKLPTSADRSECSGSLPCTRCQNRGIRCLFPEPAASGNGTVIRLDRGKIHTVKDFRATKLSRPHAPLPDRMSCYLFYFDIFMRRNSFTGREPGFLSDVQSLVKGSAGGRQVVPCQYLLNAMLALGAMQAVPLSTSGSQTSLRFAMESYLQSLAGLRVAVSAFSSTQRDSILWTTFLLGLFELMQDASGQKWLQHMVFGTSQALIASGPTTCASGTMRTFFIQARTFEVCRSIIFNQASFLASPEWIGLTDSLSNASVATATASLSDLLKLVVLCSALRARTAEFIDFLPVSCPNMDSGGFLEALNLATEGFHLREALGDWKTSAMFPPERREEMLLSTVYYSATSIYLSGNYDYDLRHWQMMGVGVPVLDLHEIAEHYDTIVTTVREALMTTSLSPLLFLFPLRVAGARARQAWQQYAVMDLLQEVRKQFVVADAMILELTDVWSLSRVSM, encoded by the exons ATGCCTCTCGGCCCCTTCGACCGCCGGGCTAAGCGTTCCCGTTGCACAACTTGCGCGGCGAGCCACTCCAAG CTGCCAACCTCTGCTGACCGAAGTGAGTGTTCCGGTTCCCTCCCATGTACTCGATGCCAGAATCGCGGAATCCGGTGTCTCTTCCCGGAaccggcggcctcgggaAATGGGACTGTCATTAGGCTGGACAGGGGAAAGATTCACACGGTCAAAGACTTCAGAGCTACGAAGCTGTCTCGTCCTCACGCACCCCTCCCGGATAGAATGAGCTGCTATCTCTTCTATTTCGACATTTTTATGCGAAGGAATAGCTTCACGGGAAGAGAGCCTGGGTTTCTCTCCGACGTACAGAGCTTAGTGAAAGGCTCTGCTGGTGGACGGCAGGTTGTCCCGTGCCAATACCTGCTTAACGCAATGTTGGCCTTGGGTGCCATGCAGGCGGTCCCCCTCAGCACTTCGGGGTCTCAAACCAGCCTTCGGTTCGCGATGGAATCATACCTGCAGTCTCTTGCAGGCCTTCGGGTggccgtctcggccttctcATCGACTCAGAGGGATAGCATACTGTGGACAACTTTCCTTCTTGGTCTCTTTGAG CTGATGCAGGACGCTTCGGGCCAAAAGTGGCTTCAACATATGGTTTTCGGCACGTCACAGGCACTCATCGCAAGCGGCCCGACGACATGTGCTTCCGGAACCATGCGAACATTTTTCATCCAGGCCCGTACCTTTGAAGTCTGCCGATCTATCATTTTCAACCAAGCCAGCTTTCTAGCATCACCAGAGTGGATCGGACTCACTGACAGTTTGTCAAACGCCAGTGTTGCGACGGCAACCGCATCTTTGAGCGATCTTTTGAAACTGGTCGTACTATGTTCGGCGTTGCGAGCCCG CACTGCCGAGTTCATCGACTTTCTTCCTGTCAGCTGCCCAAATATGGACAGTGGCGGGTTCCTTGAAGCTTTGAACCTGGCCACTGAAGGGTTCCATTTGCGCGAGGCACTTGGAGACTGGAAGACTTCCGCCATGTTTCCGCCAGAGAGGCGTGAAGAGATGCTACTTTCGACTGTTTACTACTCAGCAACCAGCATCTATCTTTCCGGGAACTACGACTATGACTTGCGTCACTGGCAGATGATGGGTGTCGGGGTGCCAGTACTGGACCTACACGAAATTGCGGAACATTATGACACAATTGTCACAACCGTAAGGGAAGCATTGATGACCACTAGCTTGTCACCGTTGTTATTTCTGTTTCCATTGAGAGTCGCTGGAGCGCGGGCGAGGCAGGCGTGGCAACAGTATGCTGTCATGGACCTCTTGCAAGAAGTCCGCAAGCAGTTCGTCGTGGCGGATGCAATGATTCTGGAGCTGACAGACGTGTGGTCATTGAGTAGAGTCTCCATGTAG
- a CDS encoding Putative major facilitator superfamily, MFS transporter superfamily, with product MDVKDFKITPSNAIGLESLRPPPSSSDVSVDDKQDAPINGSASVPPTLSDALIREAHTQTDSGSTDVNDAKLRRRARWALFVMAFFMGDVQDGIGPFLGVYLQQHGWSPGLRGSVSTASGVATIIATAPIGALIDATKYKRLLVSAFALLVGVSQGLNLLTTHPALVFSTQIVSAVAGTSMMPLLVALTLGVCSRHPGSDDAAKGKNKHSFRALNGRNQAANHAGNMVSAGLAAVLGERFGLTAVFWLVMAFCAATMGSVLLLPERAIDHAAARGGPSVDDDMNTTGGPQDIQERDRSGTDEEAERGGASQTQTREAPIANPKEKKKKRFLNSTLGLLLRNKPLVVVAVTVFSFHLGNAAILFLYGQALVAAGEGNPASTTGLTVIIAQGTMVIVSVLTSWLAGRSGYWFAVLLSYAALPVRAAVAGRFIKSWGVWPVQILDGVGAGIQSVAIPGLLAVMMAGTGRVNVTFGIVGGVTRQTGAAISHSLGGWMAEARGYSFALYLSGVFPLVSLAIWLGFYKMLRPVMDRKPSEGVMLTV from the exons ATGGACGTAAAGGATTTCAAGATCACCCCAAGTAACGCAATCGGCCTGGAGTCCCTGCGTCCGCCTCCGTCAAGCTCGGATGTCTCGGTCGACGACAAGCAGGACGCCCCGATCAACGGCTCGGCATCGGTGCCGCCCACCCTCTCAGACGCGCTCATACGCGAGGCACATACCCAGACTGACTCAGGCTCGACAGACGTAAACGATGCCAAGCTAAGAAGACGGGCGCGTTGGGCCCTTTTTGTCATGGCTTTCTTCATGGGCGATGTGCAAGACGGGATTGGACCCTTCCTCGGCGTTTACCTCCAGCAACACGGGTGGTCTCCCGGCCTGCGCGGCTCCGTGAGCACAGCTAGCGGCGTGGCCACCATTATCGCGACCGCGCCGATCGGTGCGCTCATAGACGCAACGAA ATACAAGCGCCTTCTCGTCTccgccttcgccctcctGGTCGGCGTGTCCCAAGGGCTCAACCTGCTCACCACGCACCCGGCACTCGTCTTTTCCACACAGATCGTGTCCGCCGTTGCGGGCACGAGCATGATGCCCCTACTCGTGGCGCTCACGCTAGGCGTCTGCTCTCGCCATcccggcagcgacgacgctgccaagggcaagaacAAGCACAGCTTCCGCGCGCTCAACGGGCGCAACCAGGCGGCCAACCACGCGGGGAACATGGTCAGCGCGGGCCTGGCTGCCGTGCTGGGCGAGCGTTTCGGGCTGACGGCGGTCTTCTGGCTGGTCATGGCCTTCTGCGCCGCGACGATGGGAAGCGTCCTTCTGCTGCCGGAGCGGGCGATCGACCACGCGGCCGCAAGGGGGGGTCCTTCTGTCGACGATGATATGAACACTACCGGTGGTCCACAGGATATACAGGAAAGAGACAGGTCAGGGACTGACGAAGAAGCGGAACGGGGTGGTGCTTCCCAGACTCAGACTCGGGAGGCTCCAATCGCCAACccaaaggaaaagaagaagaaacggTTCCTGAACAGCACACTCGGACTCCTGCTGAGGAACAAgcctctcgtcgtcgtcgccgtcaccgtgTTCTCGTTCCACCTCGGCAACGCTGCGATCCTCTTCCTCTACGGCCAGGCCctcgtggccgccggcgaagGAAACCCCGCCAGCACGACCGGCCTGACCGTCATCATCGCGCAGGGAACCATGGTCATTGTGTCAGTCCTGACATCGTGGCTCGCCGGCCGCAGCGGGTACTGGTTCGCCGTCCTGCTGTCGTACGCTGCCCTGCCtgtccgcgccgccgtcgcgggccGGTTCATCAAGAGCTGGGGCGTCTGGCCCGTCCAAATCCTCGACGGTGTCGGCGCAGGAATTCAGAGCGTCGCGATCCCCGGGCTGCTGGCCGTCATGATGGCCGGGACCGGACGGGTCAATGTCACTTTCGGCATCGTTGGCGGCGTGACCCGCCAGACgggcgccgccatctcgcACTCATTGGGGGGCTGGATGGCGGAGGCCAGGGGATACAGCTTTGCGCTCTACCTGTCAGGTGTCTTTCCGCTTGTCTCACTGGCAATTTGGCTGGGGTTTTACAAGATGCTACGCCCGGTCATGGATAGGAAACCTAGTGAGGGGGTAATGCTCACAGTTTAG
- a CDS encoding Putative heterokaryon incompatibility, protein MNLCDLCSSINLEDLPPFPDDDFSKSLSGYPRFHHLVKSDFKKGARVERFGVQYHRDLDGLLRAAAEGCVLCEAVEKEAAALAEEIENLPRPRWGIARCDPSWDMWLVRRSEAGGDGLWVVCSSVVDGEGFPCLIPVAAIGFASDEDDPLSAGSSDRVLRQVPDQTTLNRIAAWLKTCDEHPHCQSHGSSIPTRLLDVGTSDSDPLIKLVEPDASLCDRYVTLSYRWGEGNRHFITTSETMQARRTGIEVDALPQTMRDAVALTRMLGVRYLWIDRLCICQDDLGEWERESARMAAVYSNAYLTLAATKAADVNGGLLSSRTPRSYFKIPRRDGDGTYILASVLPLDKEVIHDYHTRMRDEPLTKRAWGFQERVLARRVLHFASGQMYWECLEGFQAEEGLRLPRSLQCVSEDADVTAYARERAAENDTGSRRRRRRWAKDEAGADLRSWERMLREYGPREMTDPADKLPAITGIAKVMSKILDDEYVAGLWRGHLIRGLCWQSLSCRAVEGYRAPSWSWASVDGVPATGHIGTLEEVATVLDVAVEIAGENPFGRVRDGVIKLDAPLVRMRVSENKGPTGHVAFRSEKGSEDFYGMLDVMDRNYEASAEMLEEMGVYALVLAFTYASPLRGEAQEEEQSVPAARGLFVTPALDRPGCMRRIGAVVQNADAFAPGELESCRTTVSIV, encoded by the exons ATGAATCTCTGCGACCTGTGTAGCTCGATAaacctcgaggacctcccccccttccccgacgacgacttcaGCAAGTCCCTCAGCGGGTACCCCCGCTTCCACCACCTCGTCAAGTCGGACTTCAAAAAGGGCGCGCGCGTCGAGCGATTCGGCGTTCAGTACCACCGCGACCTGGACGGCCTCCTCagggccgcggccgagggtTGCGTGCTCtgcgaggccgtcgagaaggaggccgccgccctcgcggagGAGATTGAGAACCTGCCCCGGCCGCGATGGGGCATCGCCCGCTGCGACCCGAGCTGGGACATGTGGCTCGTACGGCggagcgaggccggcggcgacgggctctGGGTCGTGTGCAGTAGCGTCGTTGATGGAGAGGGATTTCCGTGCTTGATTCCTGTTGCTGCGATTGGCTTTGCGTCCGACGAGG ATGATCCTCTTTCCGCCGGCTCCTCAGACCGCGTGCTGCGACAAGTCCCAGACCAAACCACGCTCAACCGCATCGCCGCGTGGCTCAAGACGTGCGACGAGCACCCGCACTGCCAGTCCCACGGCAGTTCCATACCAacccgcctcctcgacgtcgggaCATCCGACTCCGACCCGCTGatcaagctcgtcgagccgGACGCCAGCCTCTGCGACCGCTACGTCACCCTGAGCTACCGCTGGGGCGAGGGGAACCGGCACTTCATCACGACCAGCGAGACGATGCAGGCCCGCCGCACCggcatcgaggtcgacgccctccCGCAGACGATGCGCGACGCGGTCGCGCTCACGCGGATGCTGGGCGTGAGGTACCTCTGGATCGACAGGCTGTGCATATGCCAGGACGACTTGGGGGAGTGGGAGCGCGAGTCGGCAAGAATGGCGGCTGTTTATTCTAACGCATACCTGACACTCGCCGCAACAAAAGCGGCTGACGTCAATGGCGGTCTTCTATCTTCTCGAACGCCGAGGTCGTATTTCAAGATTCCCCGGAGGGATGGTGACGGGACGTACATTCTCGCCAGCGTGCTCCCGCTCGATAAAGAGGTTATCCACGACTACCACACCCGTATGCGCGACGAGCCGCTCACGAAACGGGCGTGGGGCTTCCAGGAGCGCGTGCTGGCGCGCCGGGTGCTGCACTTCGCGAGCGGGCAGATGTACTGGGAGTGCCTGGAAGGGttccaggccgaggaggggtTGAGGCTGCCGCGCAGCCTGCAGTGCGTGagcgaggacgccgacgtcaCCGCCTACGCCCGGGAGCGCGCGGCCGAGAACGATACgggcagccgccgccgccgccgccgctgggccaaggacgaggccggcgcggacCTGAGGAGCTGGGAGCGCATGCTCCGGGAGTACGGGCCGCGCGAGATGACGGACCCGGCGGACAAACTGCCGGCCATAACCGGGATCGCCAAGGTCATGAGCAAAAttctcgacgacgagtaTGTCGCTGGTCTGTGGAGGGGGCATCTTATCCGGGGCCTGTGCTGGCAGAGCCTGAGCTGCAGGGCCGTCGAGGGGTATCGCGcgccgtcgtggtcgtgggCGTCCGTCGACGGGGTCCCTGCCACGGGGCACATCGGGACCCTGGAGGAGGTTGCCACAGTTCTTGACGTGGCGGTCGAGATCGCGGGGGAGAATCCCTTCGGCCGGGTCCGGGACGGGGTGATCAAGCTCGACGCCCCGCTGGTCAGAATGAGGGTGTCTGAGAACAAAGGCCCGACAGGCCACGTTGCGTTCCGCAGCGAGAAGGGGAGCGAGGACTTTTATGGGATGCTTGACGTTATGGACAGGAACTACGAGGCCAGCGCCGAGATGCTTGAAGAGATGGGGGTGTATGCGCTGGTTTTGGCTTTTACGTACGCGTCTCCGTTGCGTGGGGAGGcgcaggaggaggagcagagcGTGCCGGCTGCTCGGGGTTTGTTTGTCACCCCTGCTTTGGACAGGCCTGGGTGCATGAGGAGGATCGGTGCTGTGGTGCAGAACGCGGATGCTTTCGCGCCGGGAGAGCTTGAGTCTTGCAGGACTACGGTTTCGATAGTGTGA
- a CDS encoding Putative alpha/Beta hydrolase, cutinase, whose protein sequence is MISAVVLWTLASAAQAVLVSPPTGPYAVSMSVQALTDNARLDPYAPEDSPHSRQVMISTFLPVDEAKTPCFGRKRVPYMTPLVAQAYDVLGTAVGLPNGTFSALEMDFCQTRSRSCQRKRPRFPLVLFSPGWGNPRLLYGAMAREVASHGFAVVTIDHPYDPSFVEFPNGTVYQAVELDTDDTAELKVLTQVRAEDTSFVLTHLQENPVAGVDLDRTIMFGHSLGGATAAAAMLTDPRIRGGLNFDGKLLNPVLQAGLDRPFALVGRPGHVDEDPTWDEFYAGLRGPSALLSVAGTTHASFTDFPTLISSLNLTLPGAAKSLLEGELGTLEYRRVGTVVAKIVEAFAALVLENQVAPLFTKEGDAAFPEVSVQQDKL, encoded by the exons ATGATATCAGCTGTGGTTCTTTGGACactggcctcggccgctcAAGCCGTCCTCGTGTCCCCGCCAACTGGACCCTACGCAGTGTCCATGTCGGTTCAGGCCCTGACCGACAACGCCCGACTCGACCCCTACGCCCCCGAGGACAGCCCACACTCTCGACAAGTCATGATCTCGACGTTCCTCCCTGTTGACGAAGCCAAGACTCCCTGTTTTGGTCGGAAGAGGGTCCCATACATGACGCCGCTCGTCGCCCAGGCCTATGATGTACTCGGAACCGCCGTAGGCCTCCCTAACGGCACCTTTTCCGCCTTGGAAATGGATTTCTGCCAGACGCGGTCTCGTTCATGTCAACGAAAACGCCCCAGGTTTCCACTCGTACTCTTTTCACCTGGTTGGGGAAACCCACGCCTGCTTTACGGCGCTATGGCCCGTGAGGTCGCAAGCCACGGTTTTGCCGTCGTGACCATCGATCACCCTTACGACCCCTCCTTCGTGGAATTCCCAAACGGCACCGTTTATCAGGCGGTGGAACTGGACACGGATGACACGGCAGAGTTGAAAGTCCTCACCCAG GTCCGAGCCGAAGACACTTCTTTCGTCCTAACACACTTACAAGAAAATCCCGTCGCCGGTGTCGATCTCGACCGCACCATCATGTTCGGCCactccctcggcggcgccacggcCGCAGCCGCGATGCTGACAGACCCTCGCATCCGCGGAGGCCTCAACTTCGATGGCAAACTCCTTAACCCCGTCCTCCAAGCCGGTCTCGATCGGCCGTTTGCCCTGGTGGGGCGACCGGGACACGTCGACGAAGACCCGACGTGGGACGAGTTCTACGCGGGTCTGCGCGGGCCGAGCGCCCTGCTGAGCGTTGCTGGAACCACACATGCGAGCTTTACCGACTTCCCGACGCTTATCTCGTCTTTGAATCTGACTCTTCCCGGAGCCGCGAAGTCGTTGCTGGAGGGTGAGCTGGGCACCTTGGAGTACAGAAGGGTGGGAACCGTAGTGGCGAAGATCGTGGAGGCCTTTGCCGCCTTGGTGTTGGAAAACCAGGTGGCGCCACTGTTCACCAAAGAGGGAGACGCAGCCTTTCCTGAAGTTTCCGTGCAGCAAGATAAGCTTTGA